Proteins from a genomic interval of Rosa chinensis cultivar Old Blush chromosome 2, RchiOBHm-V2, whole genome shotgun sequence:
- the LOC112189992 gene encoding biotin carboxyl carrier protein of acetyl-CoA carboxylase 2, chloroplastic isoform X1, with protein MASFTAPCPKPCSAPIVRLAASQSSQPQQQLLSFHNCLNRSSLLQSSGLQSNIKKQSGAWKVQALSKFLSFFAPIFELKVTTEKPSNSAPINNTKSEDESAEKVSNNIPDSSSISAFMAQVSDLIKLVDSRDIVELQMKQLDLELVIRKKEALEKPAPQAPVASAPPPYPYPMQYGPPPPAPAAAPAPASPAPAASAPALPAPAKPAASAHPPLKCPMAGTFYRSPAPGEPPFVKVGDKVQKGQVICIIEAMKLMNEIEADQSGTIVEVLAEDTKPVSVDTPLFVIAP; from the exons ATGGCTTCTTTCACTGCCCCTTGTCCCAAACCTTGTTCTGCCCCAATTGTTCGGCTTGCTGCGTCACAGAGCTCACAGCCCCAGCAGCAGCTCCTTTCCTTCCACAACTGTCTCAATCGGTCTTCCTTGCTCCAATCTTCTGGCCTCCAG AGCAACATCAAGAAGCAATCTGGTGCTTGGAAGGTGCAGGCACTCAGTAAG tttctttctttttttgctcCAATTTTTGAATTGAAGGTCACTACTGAGAAACCTTCAAATTCTGCTCCCATAAATAACACCAAGTCTGAAGATGAGTCTGCTGAAAAGGTTTCGAACAATATTCCAGATTCATCATCAATCTCAGCATTCATGGCCCAAGTATCAGACCTTATCAA GTTAGTGGATTCAAGAGATATTGTGGAGCTGCAAATGAAGCAACTAGATCTAGAGCTCGTAATAAGAAAGAAGGAAGCCTTGGAGAAGCCAGCACCACAAGCTCCAGTTGCTTCGGCACCACCACCTTATCCTTATCCTATGCAATATGGTCCACCACCACCTGCCCCAGCAGCTGCTCCTGCTCCAGCAAGCCCAGCTCCAGCAGCATCAGCACCTGCATTACCTGCCCCTGCAAAGCCAGCTGCATCAGCTCACCCACCGCTGAAATGCCCCATGGCTGGAACCTTTTACCGTTCTCCTGCACCTGGCGAACCACCTTTTGTCAAG GTAGGAGATAAAGTGCAGAAAGGTCAAGTCATTTGCATCATTGAGGCCATGAAGTTGATGAATGAAATTGAG GCTGATCAATCTGGAACCATAGTTGAGGTACTTGCTGAGGATACAAAACCAGTGAGCGTAGACACG CCTCTTTTTGTCATAGCACCCTGA
- the LOC112189992 gene encoding biotin carboxyl carrier protein of acetyl-CoA carboxylase 2, chloroplastic isoform X2, with amino-acid sequence MASFTAPCPKPCSAPIVRLAASQSSQPQQQLLSFHNCLNRSSLLQSSGLQSNIKKQSGAWKVQALSKVTTEKPSNSAPINNTKSEDESAEKVSNNIPDSSSISAFMAQVSDLIKLVDSRDIVELQMKQLDLELVIRKKEALEKPAPQAPVASAPPPYPYPMQYGPPPPAPAAAPAPASPAPAASAPALPAPAKPAASAHPPLKCPMAGTFYRSPAPGEPPFVKVGDKVQKGQVICIIEAMKLMNEIEADQSGTIVEVLAEDTKPVSVDTPLFVIAP; translated from the exons ATGGCTTCTTTCACTGCCCCTTGTCCCAAACCTTGTTCTGCCCCAATTGTTCGGCTTGCTGCGTCACAGAGCTCACAGCCCCAGCAGCAGCTCCTTTCCTTCCACAACTGTCTCAATCGGTCTTCCTTGCTCCAATCTTCTGGCCTCCAG AGCAACATCAAGAAGCAATCTGGTGCTTGGAAGGTGCAGGCACTCAGTAAG GTCACTACTGAGAAACCTTCAAATTCTGCTCCCATAAATAACACCAAGTCTGAAGATGAGTCTGCTGAAAAGGTTTCGAACAATATTCCAGATTCATCATCAATCTCAGCATTCATGGCCCAAGTATCAGACCTTATCAA GTTAGTGGATTCAAGAGATATTGTGGAGCTGCAAATGAAGCAACTAGATCTAGAGCTCGTAATAAGAAAGAAGGAAGCCTTGGAGAAGCCAGCACCACAAGCTCCAGTTGCTTCGGCACCACCACCTTATCCTTATCCTATGCAATATGGTCCACCACCACCTGCCCCAGCAGCTGCTCCTGCTCCAGCAAGCCCAGCTCCAGCAGCATCAGCACCTGCATTACCTGCCCCTGCAAAGCCAGCTGCATCAGCTCACCCACCGCTGAAATGCCCCATGGCTGGAACCTTTTACCGTTCTCCTGCACCTGGCGAACCACCTTTTGTCAAG GTAGGAGATAAAGTGCAGAAAGGTCAAGTCATTTGCATCATTGAGGCCATGAAGTTGATGAATGAAATTGAG GCTGATCAATCTGGAACCATAGTTGAGGTACTTGCTGAGGATACAAAACCAGTGAGCGTAGACACG CCTCTTTTTGTCATAGCACCCTGA